In Deltaproteobacteria bacterium, the DNA window CACAGTTCCCGCCGTTGAAATTAGGACTGACGCTATGGGAAGGAACATTTGAAGGGAAACACGACACCTGGTTACGTTGGACTGACGAACATGGAGTGATTATCCCTACTGTCAAAGAACGGGCAGACCAAGAACATCAACGTGCGGAACAAGAACGCCAACGTGCTGAGCAAGAACGTCAACGCGGCGACGAGGAGCGCCGCCGCGCAGACCAGGAACACCAACGTGCGGAACAAGAACGCCTGCGCGCCGAACAAGAATATCAACGCGCTGAACGTCTTGCCGCCTTGCTCCGTCAAGCAGGGATAGATCCAAACCAATAGGCTTTTACTCTGCACCTAAATCAGACCCGAGAACATTCGTACACTTTACGCTGCGGCCTTTCGGGCCTGTCATTCTGAGTCCTTCGACTACGCTCAGGATAAACTCCGCGAAGAATCTCTCTGAGAGACCCTTCGTTGCACTCAGGGTGACAGGCTGAGTGTACCAATCTTTCGTGGACTGATTGAGGCAGAAGCTGTGGAGCGGTTTAGAAGCTGTTGATAAACCGTGCTTCGACAAGCTCAGCACGAACGGAAACATCGTGCATTACCAGGCTTTCCTCCGTTCGCCCTGAGCCGGTCGAAGGGTGAACGGAAGATTTTTCAACAGCTTCTTACTTGTCCAATTCCTGCAACAAATCCGCCAGCACTTGCACGCCTTGGCGTAAGCTTGCGAGAGGAATGCGCTCGTTAGTGCCATGTACCCGTCGGGTGTCGTCTTCGGCAAGGGGTAGGCCAGTGAACCCATAACTAACAATCCCTTTGCGGCGGAAGTAATGAGCGTCGGTAAACCCACCCAGCACCGCAGGAACAACGGGCGCTTGTGGATCGTATTTCTCCGCCACCGTGCGAATGGCACGATATAGATCAGTCTCAACTCCTGAGGCGAGTGGTGGGAAATTCAACAGAATAGAAAAGCGCACTTCTGGATCGCCCACAACTTTCTCTAGTATCGTCACAAACTGTTGTGGGTCTTCACCGGGGAGCAAGCGACAATCAAGCTGCGCTCGTGCGTGTGACGGAATGACGTTGGTCTTGTTGCTGCCTTCGAGCACAGTCGGTGAGATCGTATTGCGGACTAGCGCGTTGTGCGCTGGATTCTTGGTAAACTCCTCACGAAAGGTCGGGTCAGCCAGGGATTGCTCAAGATTCCGATACTGTTCTGCTTTAATCGGATCTTCACGCTCAGCCAGGGCAGAGAAGTAGGCCTGGACCGCTGGGGTTACCTTGAGCGGCGTTTCGTGAAGTCGAATTCGTTCGAGTGCACGGATCAAACGAGTCACCGCGGTTTCAGGCAGTGGCATAGAGCCGTGCCCTGCTGCCCCTTGCGCTTCTAGCTGTATCCAACATGGCGCCTTCTCGGCGATATCAATGTTGTATGATCGTTGTCCATTATGGACGCGGATGCCGCCGCCTTCGGTCAGGAGAAATTCCGCATCGGCTATAAGATCAGCATGATTTTCAACAAACCACCCTGCACCGTTCCGTCCACCTGCTTCCTCATCGGCTGTGCCGAGAAAAATGATGTCACGTTTCAACGGCACGCCAAGACGTTTCAGTAATGCCAGCGCCATAAACTGGGTCACGGCAACACCTTTGCAGTCGATCGCACCGCGCCCGTGCACATAACCATCTTTAATCTCCCCAGCGAATGGATCGATCTCCCAGTCAGACTTCACGGCAGGCACAACATCGAGATGGTGCAACAGAATGAGAGCCTTTTTCTCGCCACCGCCTTTGAGACGGGCATACACAATCCCACGGCCAGGTTGGGATTCAAAAACTTGCGCATCTAGCCCCTCTTTGGCCAATACCTCTTTCCAAAAGAGTGCTGCCGCAGTTTCATTTCCCGGCGGATTGGTCGTATCAATACGAACGTAGCGACTGAGCAGCTCACCTGCCTCTTGTTCGACCACCGGCCAGTCGACCTGGAAGGCAAAACTCTGTGGAACAAGAGCAAAGATGACCGAGAAGAAGAGAAGATACTGAAGGACGCGCTTCACGCGACCACAATCCACACCCCACACAAAATCATTCCTCTATTGAATATTCATCACGGCCGAAAGGCCATGCGGTTACTCCGGAGAAGCAAACAACGCTTCGGCTGCGTGTCGGTCAATGACATAGAGTTCACTACAAAACTCACACGTCACAGACACGTTGTCTTCTTTCTCCAGCAGTGTCTGAATCTCTTCCTGTCCTAGAGCTACTAGCGTTCCAAGAACACGTTCTCGGGAGCAGCGGCAGCCAAAGCGGACAGAGGTTTCACCGATAGTGACAGGCGCAAAGCCATCGAGCACGTGGGCAAGAATCTGCTCCGGCGTCGCACCTTCGCGGACCAGTTGGCTGATGGGCGTTGCGCGCGCAACATTGGCCTCAAGCTGAGCAATCGTCTCTTCGCTTGCGCCTGGCATAATTTGCACGACGAATCCACCGGCAGCAGTAACTGTTTCGTCAGGCGTCACAAACACACCCAAGCTGACGGCTGAGGGAATTTGCTCTGAGTTCAAGAGATAATGCGCAATATCAGCACCAATCTCACCAGAGACGATTGGAAGAATACTGCGATACGGATCTTTTCGCCACGGTTGGTCACGGATCACCGTGAGTGTTCCGCTTCCGACCGCACCGCCCACATCCAGTTTGCCTTTTCGCAACGGCAAGTGCGTGCGGGGATAATAGACAAAGCCACGAACTTCACCTTGGGCATTGGCTTCGGCAAAAATCCCTTTCAATGGACCATTGCCAAGGAATTGCAGGGAAAGCCGCTCCTCTTCTTTCATCGTACTACTCAAGAGCAGGCTTGCTGTCAGTGCTCGTCCTAATGCGGCACTCGCTGTCGGTGCGGTTTGATGACGCAGGCGTGCTTCATTAGCCAAATTGGTGGTGATTGCGACGGCGGCACGAATGGTCTTCTCGGCTGCCGTCGCTTTGACAAGCACATCAGATGACATAACTCACTGTTATGCAGAGGCGCGTGACGCCCGTGAGCCTTTCTTCGTTGCTGCTGGTGTATGCTCAGGTTCAATACTATTGAGCGGCACGCATTCGACGATTTCCAAACCATATCCTGGCAAGCTCACGAGACGTCGGGGGTAATTAGTCAACAGACGGATTTTGCGAACACCGATGTCACGCAGAATTTGTGCGCCAATACCGTAATCACGGAAGTCCCGCACTTGAGAACCAGGGTTCGTGCTTGGTCGACGCGGTTCATGGTGCGGACGTTTATGAGAACGATGGTGATCTGGAAATAGGTACGCCCCTTGCCCCTCTTGGCGCAGATACAAGATGACCCCTTTTCCCTCAGCGGCAATGAGTTCCATCGACTGACGCAGCAGTGCACTGGTATTACTCTGGGTGTAACTAAAGACATCCCCAGGAACATATTCGGCATGTGCCCGCACTAACACCGGCTCATCAGGAGAGATGTCTCCTTTCACGAGTACGACATGCTCTTCTTCATCAACGCCACTCGAATACACATGAGCAACAAAATCTCCTCCCCACCGGGTCGGAAGCCGTGCTTCAGCCATACGTTGAATGAGTGAGTCATGCTCCAGGCGGTACTGAATAAGGTCAGCGATCGTGGCGATTTTAATCCCGTGCTTGGCAGAAAATTCTTCGAGATCAGGTAAGCGTGCCATCGTTCCATCGTCACGCATAATCTCACAGATCACTCCAGCAGGTTTCAGATCGGCAAGTCGCGAGAGGTCCACTGCGCCTTCGGTTTGCCCGGTTCGAACCAGCACGCCTCCACGACGTGCGCGAAGTGGGAAGATATGTCCCGGGGTCACAAGATCTTCGGGGCGCACATCCTCGCGTACACACGTCAGGATTGTGGTTGCTCGGTCTTCGGCTGCCACACCATGAGTGACCCCATGCCTCGCATCAATCGACACCGTAAACGCAGTACCAAGCGGCGCTGTGTTCTTGGCGACCATCATCGGCAATCCTAAGCCGTCAATCATCTCTTCAGCCATAGGCAAACAGATAAGGCCGCGCCCGTACGAGGCCATAAAATTAATCGCCTCCGGTGTGACCTTCTCTGCGGCCATGTAGAGATCCCCTTCATTCTCACGGTCCTCGTCATCCATGAGGATGATCATACGACCAGCACGGATCTCTTCGATTGCCTCTTCCGTAGACACTACGTAAGGGCTCTTATGTACAGCAGCGGGGGGGGGTGTAGAAAACATTGCGCGATTCCTCTCAAGCACTACTTGAATTGCGGTTTGCATCGCTTATAGCCGGTCTACAGAGACGATGTAAAGTAGAGTATCAGCAAAGAAAGTCTACTCAGTTTTTCGTGGCTGTCTAGCTTTTGCAGGAAAAAAGGCACGGCCCGCTTCTTCCATCGAGCGCTTCGCCCACAATTCTGCATTTTGTTACTGCTTTAGAAAAATCGCTGCTTGACCACTCGCATAAGGACAGGTAAATGGAAAGGGCATCTTTCTCTGAGAGAAAAACAGAAAAAATGCCTCTGAGAGGAAAGATTCCTAGCAGAGTCGTCGTGTGCGGGAACGACAGAGGATGACACTTTACCTCCCGCTTATGCAAGGAGAGCGTTGATGCCAAACGTCACTATTGAGGGACCTGTTGACCTGCGCCAGATTGTTATCCGTCGACCGGAGATGTTTCTCCGTGATCAAGATGGGATCAAGCGAGTCAGCGAGTACTACATTAACACCGACTGTAGCAAACTCCTTCTCGAAGCTCTCGTGATTGAACCGGGGAAAAAACAGCAGTTTTTCTTTCAGGTCTGCAAAAAAACCGATGGTGCGATCATCCGTCTTGAGCCGATTAGTGAAGCTGAAAAGACCCCAGGAGTGAAGCGCCTCATGGGTCAAGTCGCTTTCGCGATTCGATCCCTGTTTCCAGGCTCTCGTTACGGCAAAACCAATATTTCAGACTTCTTGCCTGATAACGATGGCGCAACAGGTAGTTCGCGTGGTGGGAAAAAACTCCGCGCAGTGGCGTAGCGTATATATCTAGTCTAGCGCTTCTTGGGGAGGCTACTTCTCGTGTAGCCTCTTACTATAGCTATCCAGAATCGCCTTTCAATCTTGCCGTGTTTTTTGTTTTGTGGTGACGTTCGCTCCCTGGTAACGAGAGAACATCTGTACAGCAATAGGCGTCTTACCAAGCTGCCTATTTGTGACCACCCTTCCCATTTCCCCATCCAGAGTCGGCCTTTGGCGTCGGATTCTCGGCTTGGTACCTATCGGATTCTCGTTGCATCCAGTTCAGCCCGAGGTTCAGGTACTGCTCACCGTAGAACGTGTAGAAATACAACCCGCCTGCACCAAAAAGAAACCCAAAGAGAAAATGTCGCCATTTGTGGTTCTTCATACATTTTCTGATCGGAGTTTCCCCAGATTTTTTAAGAGTGCTCTTTACAAAAAACCAAACCATCCTTGGGCCCAAGCTTGAAAGGCAAGTTGCGCTTTGCGCGACGAGGGCAGTGTCACACGTAACCTGAAGACGTTGAATTGCCGCTGAACAAGCGTATCAAGTAACCGACTATAGATCAGACGCATGGCTTCAGCCGCAACTAAAGACCGATGGTCCTCTGGAGCACGATTTCGTAGTGCACGATTGTAATACTCACGCGCACGGTTGCTCTCACAGGTCATAAGACGCACGAAGGCGTCATTGTAAATCTCCTTCTGTAAATCCTGCTCGGTGTAGCCAAACTTCACCAGATCTTCTTCTGGAAGGTAGACACGTCCTCGTTGCGCATCTTCTCCGACATCACGCAGAATATTGGTAAGCTGAAAAGCTATGCCAAGATCAACGGCATAATCTCTCGCGCTCGGGTTGCGGTAGCCAAAAATTTCGATACACGCGAGCCCGACCAACGACGCAACATGATAACAATAGTCGTATAGTTCTTCGAAGGTGCGATAATGAGTACGGCTGAGATCCATTTCGACACCGTCAATAATCCCAGCAAGATGGGCTTGCTGAATCGGAAACCGTTGCACGGTATCAGATAAGGCAAAGGAAATAGGATGTCGCGGATTTCCTGCATAGCAGTAGCGTAACTCTTCACGCCAGGCATTGAGCAAAATCTCTAGTCGCTCTTTCTTCCCCTTCCCCTGCAAAGAGGAATCACCAAGGGTCGGCTGGTCGGCAATATCATCCATAAAGCGACAAAAGGCATACAGCGCGCAGAGCGCATTATGACGCTCTGCAGACAGTAAACGGAAGGCAAAATAAAAGTTTGAAGAACTCTTGCGGGTAATCTGCCGACAGTACGCGTACGCATCGCTCAACGAGCCTAGCGATAGACGTGAAGCATGGGGTGACAATTCGATAGTCTGTTCCACGCCTCCCCCTCCTTCTCCCTTGATTGCTACGCTAACACGACGGTCCGCGATCCTCGTTGCCCCAAGAGGGTTCGTGCTTGTGCCCGTGCCCATTCATCTGCGGCAAGGAGTGCGTCAAGATTACTCACTGGCTGTGCGTTATGTACATCAAGCACGCGATTATTCAAGGCAGAAATGTCGGTAAACCGGACCTGACCGGCGAGAAAGCTTTCAACAGCAATCTCATTACTCGCGTTGAGTACTGCGGGGTACGTATCACCACGGGAGAGGACATCGTAGGCAAGCTGTAAACACGGGAATTTACCAAAATCTGGCGGAAAGAACGTCAATTGCCGCGCCGCCGTCAAATCGAGCGAAGGTAAATGAGCAAGCGGTAATCGCTCTGGGTATGCGAGGATGTACGAAATCGGGATCGTCATGTCAGGAATACCTAACTGGGCAAGCACGGAGCCATCAATGTATTCAACCATTGAATGCACGATACTCTGCGGATGAATGATGACGGAGACCTGTTCCGGCGGCAAATCGAATAACCAGCGTGCTTCAATGACTTCGAGCCCTTTATTCATCAGAGTTGCCGAGTCAATCGTGATTTTATTGCCCATCTTCCAGGTCGGATGTTTGAGCGCTTCCTCAATCCGCACCGTCGCTAGCTCTTCAGCAGGACGGTGTAAGAAGGGTCCTCCAGATGCCGTCAAAATGATACGTTTAACTTGGTCACGACGGTGTCCATGTAGGGCTTGGAAGATCGCATTATGCTCGCTATCGACAGGCAAAATCTGCACGCCGTACTTTTTCGCTTCGCGAGTCATCAACTCGCCAGAGATAACCAACGCTTCTTTATTGGCCAAGGCTATCGTTTTCTTCGCCCGAATCGCTGCAAGCGTTGGAGCAAGACCAGCCGCACCAACCAACGCAGCCATCACCATTTCAGCGTCAGGATGAGTCGCAACGGCGAGCAACCCCTCTGTTCCATAGAGAATCTCTCCACGAAAATCTGGCAGCTGCATTCGCAAATCTTGCGCATCGGCAGCACTACCAACAGAAACGAGTGTCGGTGTAAACTGCAGGATTTGCTCCTTGAGCTTGACAAGATTCTTTCCCGCCGCAAGCGCAACAGCCTGAAACTGCTCAGGAAACTGTTCTACAATCGATAGCGTAGAAACACCGATCGATCCCGTCGAACCCAAGATCGCAAGTTTTTTCATCCCACGTCCCCATTCTGGGGGAGCGCACGACTATTCCCAGTTCCAGGGTCCCACACGTGAAGAACCCGCGAACGTGTAGCCACTCCCTCACCCATGAATTGCATACGTAACGAACGAGGGCGGGGCCCGTCAAGCTCGGCAAAGATAATCCGTTGGAACTGCCCAAGAACTAACCG includes these proteins:
- a CDS encoding M20/M25/M40 family metallo-hydrolase, which produces MWGVDCGRVKRVLQYLLFFSVIFALVPQSFAFQVDWPVVEQEAGELLSRYVRIDTTNPPGNETAAALFWKEVLAKEGLDAQVFESQPGRGIVYARLKGGGEKKALILLHHLDVVPAVKSDWEIDPFAGEIKDGYVHGRGAIDCKGVAVTQFMALALLKRLGVPLKRDIIFLGTADEEAGGRNGAGWFVENHADLIADAEFLLTEGGGIRVHNGQRSYNIDIAEKAPCWIQLEAQGAAGHGSMPLPETAVTRLIRALERIRLHETPLKVTPAVQAYFSALAEREDPIKAEQYRNLEQSLADPTFREEFTKNPAHNALVRNTISPTVLEGSNKTNVIPSHARAQLDCRLLPGEDPQQFVTILEKVVGDPEVRFSILLNFPPLASGVETDLYRAIRTVAEKYDPQAPVVPAVLGGFTDAHYFRRKGIVSYGFTGLPLAEDDTRRVHGTNERIPLASLRQGVQVLADLLQELDK
- the hpnD gene encoding presqualene diphosphate synthase HpnD (HpnD is found regularly in a locus responsible for the biosynthesis of squalene from farnesyl diphosphate, and is now recognized to function as a presqualene diphosphate synthase (EC 2.5.1.103).), whose product is MGTGTSTNPLGATRIADRRVSVAIKGEGGGGVEQTIELSPHASRLSLGSLSDAYAYCRQITRKSSSNFYFAFRLLSAERHNALCALYAFCRFMDDIADQPTLGDSSLQGKGKKERLEILLNAWREELRYCYAGNPRHPISFALSDTVQRFPIQQAHLAGIIDGVEMDLSRTHYRTFEELYDYCYHVASLVGLACIEIFGYRNPSARDYAVDLGIAFQLTNILRDVGEDAQRGRVYLPEEDLVKFGYTEQDLQKEIYNDAFVRLMTCESNRAREYYNRALRNRAPEDHRSLVAAEAMRLIYSRLLDTLVQRQFNVFRLRVTLPSSRKAQLAFQAWAQGWFGFL
- a CDS encoding 1-deoxy-D-xylulose-5-phosphate reductoisomerase, which produces MKKLAILGSTGSIGVSTLSIVEQFPEQFQAVALAAGKNLVKLKEQILQFTPTLVSVGSAADAQDLRMQLPDFRGEILYGTEGLLAVATHPDAEMVMAALVGAAGLAPTLAAIRAKKTIALANKEALVISGELMTREAKKYGVQILPVDSEHNAIFQALHGHRRDQVKRIILTASGGPFLHRPAEELATVRIEEALKHPTWKMGNKITIDSATLMNKGLEVIEARWLFDLPPEQVSVIIHPQSIVHSMVEYIDGSVLAQLGIPDMTIPISYILAYPERLPLAHLPSLDLTAARQLTFFPPDFGKFPCLQLAYDVLSRGDTYPAVLNASNEIAVESFLAGQVRFTDISALNNRVLDVHNAQPVSNLDALLAADEWARAQARTLLGQRGSRTVVLA
- a CDS encoding Hsp33 family molecular chaperone HslO, whose product is MSSDVLVKATAAEKTIRAAVAITTNLANEARLRHQTAPTASAALGRALTASLLLSSTMKEEERLSLQFLGNGPLKGIFAEANAQGEVRGFVYYPRTHLPLRKGKLDVGGAVGSGTLTVIRDQPWRKDPYRSILPIVSGEIGADIAHYLLNSEQIPSAVSLGVFVTPDETVTAAGGFVVQIMPGASEETIAQLEANVARATPISQLVREGATPEQILAHVLDGFAPVTIGETSVRFGCRCSRERVLGTLVALGQEEIQTLLEKEDNVSVTCEFCSELYVIDRHAAEALFASPE
- the ribB gene encoding 3,4-dihydroxy-2-butanone-4-phosphate synthase, translating into MFSTPPPAAVHKSPYVVSTEEAIEEIRAGRMIILMDDEDRENEGDLYMAAEKVTPEAINFMASYGRGLICLPMAEEMIDGLGLPMMVAKNTAPLGTAFTVSIDARHGVTHGVAAEDRATTILTCVREDVRPEDLVTPGHIFPLRARRGGVLVRTGQTEGAVDLSRLADLKPAGVICEIMRDDGTMARLPDLEEFSAKHGIKIATIADLIQYRLEHDSLIQRMAEARLPTRWGGDFVAHVYSSGVDEEEHVVLVKGDISPDEPVLVRAHAEYVPGDVFSYTQSNTSALLRQSMELIAAEGKGVILYLRQEGQGAYLFPDHHRSHKRPHHEPRRPSTNPGSQVRDFRDYGIGAQILRDIGVRKIRLLTNYPRRLVSLPGYGLEIVECVPLNSIEPEHTPAATKKGSRASRASA